Within Nitrospira sp. MA-1, the genomic segment TCGGGGGCAACTCTGATGTGACCCTCAGACAGAATGTGATAACCCGAAGTCTTTATGAAGCCGTGTTGATGACTGATCAGTCCAAAGCCCGGTTGATTCAAAATACCCTGGCTCAGAATGGAGGTGGGGCTGCTTTTCATGACGATGCGCAAGCCGATGTACAGGGAAATATTATTAGTCAGAGCGCAGTAGGTTTTTTATTTTTTCCGGGGAGTCACACCACGCTGGCCTTTAACGCCTTGTCCAGCAACCAGGGGGATTATGTCATGACCGGAACTCCACCCACCCCGGCTCCGGATAGGGCAGGGAAAACCGATGTACAATTTGCTCCCGGATTTGTCAGTCCTGAAAACGGGGATTTTCGTCTTCAGTCCGATTCTTCCTTGATCCAGGTTGGTGCCTTCCCGTATTTAGGGGCTCTGCCTCCGGTTTCTTCCAACCCGTAAATTCCTTTTCAGTTTCGTCTGTCTGTCCAAGTGTCTGCGGCCTTCTCTTCGAGAGGTCTCAGTGCATAACGGGACCAGTCTTTTTCAACACTCCATGAATGTTCTCCGACTGTTTTTTCTTACCCATGCGTGAATGAGAAAACCAAATATTTGAAACCTTCAAGAGTCTTTTTGGTGGTTGGACATCCTTGGCGCAGAAATCAATAATCTATCCCTCTTTCGCTTTGTACCTACGCAATGCCACACAAACCCCGAGATTCTGAACATCCCGGAACGACGGTATATGAGATTAGGGTTTTTGCTTGGGACGGAGAATCAATTGAGCATGCTCCGCATCCAGCGTCACGAGAAAGTGTTTAAGGAAGGACATGCCGAGAAGACCCTCAATGTGTTCCGGAATATCGGGAAGATCGTGAAGGGCGACGGCGACATTGGTAGCTTGTGCCGTTCCTACCGAGATTGAGGAGAGATAATTCATGTTGACTTGGACTGACCCCCCGGCCGTGTTGACGGTCAAGAGTTCATTGTCGGTGGTTCCAAGGATTCCGAGATCAATGGCGACCTGATTTGAAAGGACTGTCATGGAGGCACCGGTATCCACAATAAGTTGGGCCGATCGTTCCTGGTTCAACACGACCGGAACGATGAATGATCCTCCACTTTTGGTGAGGGGGATGGTGATATCCTCATTGAAAGGCCCATCCTGATTCTCCCCATCCAGGGAGGAGGACAACCCGATAGAGATTTGTGTGTCAGGAGGTGCCTGATTAGGAATGGATTTAGTGGTAGCTTGAAGTGTTGGAACCGTGGATGGTGTTTGATTGGTGAGAGTCGAGCTCTGTGATGGCAATTGCGTGCAGTTGAATAGTTGGACCGGGTTGTCTGTTAATACACGTGCCCCGGATTCATCGAGACAGTCATAAGTCGCTGAAAAGACTGGAGATACCCATAGAACACAGTATGCCAACACTCCAACAAGCCACCACAAGGCGGTGTCCGGAGGATTCCTAAGAAAAAAAACACTGCGACTTTCCAACATAATGGGAAAAGGATACCAATATGCGAGGGGAAAACGCTATGAAGCCGATTACCCGCTGGTGTCGGGTGTTAAGGGAATGGTGGCCTGAACATGAGAGCCGGTTTCCCACACCTGGGTGGACAGGACCACGGTTTCTGGTTCGATCCTGTGCACCTGCACACGACCGTCCAAGATCTCTCCCTGTTTGACGATATAAATGGCCTGCCCATTGGTGAGGAAGGCCTGGCTTTCCCCCCCCTTGGTTAAATACCCCAGGAACCGGAATTGGTTGAGTTGTTCCCTGGCTCGCTGTCCTGCAAGATCGGCAAAAGAAGGACCTGGGGGCGGCGGTTGGGGTGGAGGTGGCGTCGGGGAGGGTGCCGCCTTGGCGAGGCGAGAGGTGGTGGCTTTGTTTGTGTCTTGTCGGGCGATCTGGGCCATGCCCAGAGGTGCAAAAATATTTCGAGGGAGAGAGAACGTGACAGTTTGTCGAGGATTAGGAAAATCCGGGTCTAACTTCAAATCTTTAAGTGGTGGAAGTGGGTTTTCGGACGTGGCAGAGTGAAGCATGGGATCTGTTGGCTCCGAATCCCACAATTGGAAGATTGTCACCATTCCCCAAGCCAATAGTAAGCCCCCCAACATTAGCCATTTTCGTTGATTTGTCATTAGGCTTTCGTCTTTTTGACCGGTTCAGGGAATTCTTTCAGAAAGGTAGAGACCTTTAGCTTAAAGATGACCCCTTTCTGTTTTTTAGATGTTTCAACGGACAGTTTTTCAATAAAGAGGTAGGGCCAGCGTTGCTCTAGTTCGAAAATGAATTTACGAATAGCCTCATAGGGTCCTACGGCTTCAAACGCAAACGTGCCTTTTGTGGCCAGTTTATGGGGGAGGGGTTTGAAGTCGTATCCCATACCTGGAATTTGTACGCGATTTCGTTTTGCTAAATCGGCAATGTCTAAACTTAAATCTGTGAATTCTCCGGAATCCGGAAGCGCGTTCCATATGGTGGATAGAATGGTTTGGGTCTGCCTGGCCGTCTGCATGGTTTTTTGTGTGTGCAGGGAAGCTTGATTCAGGGCCGTGATATGTTCAAAACGGTCCTGGGCCGGGTAAAAGATGAAGGCAAACATCCCGACCGATGACAGTCCTGCAAGGATTGTCACGATGAACAACGGACTTAAAAATTTTGTGATCCGGATCGTCGTCTTTGATCGTTGTATGATCTGAAAGGAATTCATCGTTGCCTGGGAACCCCTGTCAAGTGAGAGGTCGAGCGTCGAGGATCATACGTGACTGTGAGCGTAAACACGCTATGGGAGCCACCTTGATCCTCTTTGGTGTTTTTTGTGGAATGCTGCGATAGCAAGACATTCTGAAAGGCTGCGTGCTTGTCTAGCTGATGAATGAGCCGGTTGAGGTCTGGAAGGGAAGCTGCCGATCCTTGAAGAAGAATCGTGTCGGTTTTTTCATCGAGAGACACCGAGTTCACGGTGATATCCGAGGGAACGGCTGTTTCCAGATCGGTCAGTAATTGTGTCCAGGAAAATCCAACCCGTTCTCGAACCTGTTTCACAAAATTGACTTTTGATGGAATGCTTCGAATGGCCTGATGCGAAAGATCAAGCCCCGCCACCCTGGCTTGAGAGACCAATTGATTGTTGGTGGTCTCGATACTGGATGCTTGGTCTTCTAGAATATCAATCTGTTCATGTAATGACTTTCCCTGCCACCAGAATGAAGCGGTAAGAGCGAGTGTCCCGGCTGTGAGGAGGGTGAGCCCGAGTTGGGACAATTGAAGAAAATGAATGCCGGGTGCAGACAAATTCCTATGTACACGTGGAATCATCATGCCACCATCAGACTGGCATAGCCTGGCAATGCCGCTTCTTCCCGGTTGCTTGCCGCCAGGTGTCTGTTTAATAAATGAAAATGTGAGGCATGAGAAAGCGAGGTGACTCGAATTTGAGGCTCATGTCCTCCACTGGCCTTCAGGGACTGTTGAATGTGGTCGAGAGGCGGCATAAGGCTCTGTCCATAGGGCAGGTCGGTTGTCATGAACAGATTAACCGGAGAAGATGCCGTGGCAGAGATGGGAAACATCTCGAAATAATATTGCAGTGTTGCCAGGATTTCCTTTTCTACCTTCATGGCAATGTACGAATAATAGGGATTATTCCCTGTGTCGGATTCTTGGGGTGCGTTAGAAATCAGATCTTCTGACGTTGTTGTGCAATGTTCTCTGGTTTCCCTGTCCTCCTCAGCCTCAGGATTCACGGAAGAATCTTGAGAGTGATTTGCTTCCGTTTTGATGCCAAGAGCTTTCGTGCGGACGAAGCGTGGACTGCCTTCCTGACAAGCTAAAAAAGTAAAACCCCAATGACTTATGAAGAGAAACATGACGACTGGGGGCGCGGAGGCCTGAGAGGGGTTTTCAGCCGTGAGCATGTCCTGGATGTTGTGGCGGTACAGATCAAAGATATCGAGCCCCGACATTCCCACAGAAGTTGGGATCAGGCCGGCTTCTAAGCACATGTTCTCATATTGTTCAATAATTTCATGGCGAATGGCCGTGCCTAACACTCTGACCTGGCCTCTGTTGCCTGGGGAGGAATCCCTGACCGATGAGGGCACGTAGAGGCCAAAAGCCAGGCGCGATTGGGAGGTATCGAGTTTGAGGTCCTGTTGAAAACGCCAATTCACCAGTGCCGTTTG encodes:
- a CDS encoding PilN domain-containing protein, which translates into the protein MMIPRVHRNLSAPGIHFLQLSQLGLTLLTAGTLALTASFWWQGKSLHEQIDILEDQASSIETTNNQLVSQARVAGLDLSHQAIRSIPSKVNFVKQVRERVGFSWTQLLTDLETAVPSDITVNSVSLDEKTDTILLQGSAASLPDLNRLIHQLDKHAAFQNVLLSQHSTKNTKEDQGGSHSVFTLTVTYDPRRSTSHLTGVPRQR
- a CDS encoding retropepsin-like aspartic protease, encoding MLESRSVFFLRNPPDTALWWLVGVLAYCVLWVSPVFSATYDCLDESGARVLTDNPVQLFNCTQLPSQSSTLTNQTPSTVPTLQATTKSIPNQAPPDTQISIGLSSSLDGENQDGPFNEDITIPLTKSGGSFIVPVVLNQERSAQLIVDTGASMTVLSNQVAIDLGILGTTDNELLTVNTAGGSVQVNMNYLSSISVGTAQATNVAVALHDLPDIPEHIEGLLGMSFLKHFLVTLDAEHAQLILRPKQKP